Genomic segment of Streptomyces alboniger:
CCGGGCCCCGCGGCCGGCGCGCCGCCTATCTCTTCATAGCGCCGCTCGGCCTCGGCTTCGCCGTCTTCTACTTCTGGCCCCTGCTCCAGACCTTCTACTTCAGCTTCACCGAATTCGGGGCCTTCGGCGGTCATACGTTCATCGGGACCGACAACTACATACGTGTCGTGAAGGACGTCACGGTCTGGCAGGCGCTCGGCAACACGATCGTCTACAGCCTCATCGGGCTCACCGCGCTGCCGATCGCGATCGTCGTCGCGGCCCTCCTCAACCGGCGCGGCCTGCGCGGAGTCGCCCTCTACCGCGCCCTGTACTTCGTGCCGTTCGTGACGCTCCCCGTCGCGGTCGGTCTGGTCTGGAACTGGCTCTACAACGGCGACTTCGGGCTCCTCAACGACATCCTGAGCCGGTTCGGCGCCGACCGGCACTACTGGGTCTCCGACCCCTCCACGGCCGTCTACGCGATCGGCACGGTGATGGTCTGGTCGACCACCGGCTACTACCTGATCATCTTCATGGCGGGCATCAAGGGAATTCCGCGGGACTACTACGAGGCCGCGGAGATCGACGGGGCCGGGGCGCTGCGCCGGTTCTTCACCATCACCCTCCCCCTCCTGAGCCCCACCATCTTCTTCGCCTCGGTCATCTGCATGATCAATTCACTCCAGACCTTCGATCTGATCTACATCATGATGGCCGAGAAGAACCCCGCGATCGGCGATACGCAGTCCGTCGTGGGCCTCTTCTACAAATGGGCGTTCATCGAGAACGCGCAAGGAGCCGCGGCCGCGCTCGCCTTCCTGCTCATGCTCCTCATCGCCGCCTTGACGTATCTGCAATTCCGGCTCCAGAAGAGGTGGGTGCACTATGAGTGAGACCCGAAAGGGGCGTGAGGTCCGAAAGGGGAGTGAGGCCCGAAAGCGCGGGCGCGCAGGGTCCGTCGCCACCCACGCCGTGCTGTCGCTGGGCGCGCTCGTGATGGTCTTCCCGTTTCTGTGGCAGCTGCTGACCGCGCTGAAAACCCTCGCGGAGACCTCACGCGTCCCGCCCACGTTCCTGCCCGACACCTGGAACGGGGCGAGCTTCGAGGAGGTCTTCACCGCGCTGCCGTTCCGCGAAATGCTCACCAACAGTGTGCTCAACACGGTCGGGCGGACCCTCGGCCAGCTCGTGTTCTGCTCGCTCGCCGCCTACGCCTTCGCCCGCATGCGGTTCAGGGGGCGCAACGTCCTGTTCGCGCTGTTCCTGTCCGTCCTCATGGTGCCGAGTTCCCTGCTCGTCCTGCCGCAGTACGACATCATCCAGGGGCTCGGCCTGCTGAACTCCGCTCCCGCGCTGTTCCTGCCCGGCATGTTCAGCGCGTTCGGCACGTTCATGCTGCGCCAGTTCTTCCTCACGCTCCCCCGGGAGCTGGAGGAGGCCGCCCGCATCGACGGCGCGGGCTCCTTCCGCATCTTCTGGTCCATCATGCTGCCGCTGATCAGGCCCGCGCTCGCCGCGCTCGCCGTCATCACCGCGATGTGGTCCTGGAACGACCTGCTGTGGCCCTTGATCGTCAACACCGACCCGGCGAAGATGCCGATCAGCGCCGGACTGACCTCCCTGGAGGGGCAGTACGAGACCAACTACCCCGTGATGATGGCCGGCTCCCTCATCGCGAGCCTGCCCATGCTGCTGGTCTACGTCTTCCTCCAGCGGCACTTCGTCCAGAGCGTCGCCCTGTCCGGCTCCAAGAGCTGAGCCCGCGAGCCGCCCCCCCCGCCCCAGGAACCGCGGTCCCGGTCGCGGGCACGCCGTCCACAGCCTAGACCCGAGGCGGACGCGGCCCGCGACCGGAGCCGGTTCCGCAACGGACCGGGAGCGTATTAGCGTGGACGGGACAGATCGCCCGACAGGATACGAGGTGCCCGGCCCATGCCAAGCCGCAGCGAGAACCGTACCCAGCTCATCGAGTCACTCATGGAGCGGTTCCCGCACGTGCCGCGGGAAGCAGTGATCAAGGAGGATCTGCTGCGCGGCGGGATCGCCTTCGACGAGTCGGCCCTGAGCGACAACGAGGGTGGCGAGGTCAAGCCGAAGTCGTACTTCATCTTCTCCTTCGACCACGGCACCCTCCCCGAGCTGGGCGCCGCCGCGCTGCGCCGCCCGCCGGAGGAGATCGTCCTCACCGGCGGCCCCTACGAGCTGCGCCGCACCGTCGTCTCGGTCCGCGTGAACCCGTCCTCGCCCTACCGTGTCGCCGCCGACGACCACGGCGTGCTCGGCCTCTACCTCGACGGCGCGCGCATCTCCGACGTGGGCCTCCCGCCGATGCCGGACTACTACCGGCACACGCTGGAGAACGGCAAGTCCGTCATGGAGGTCGCGCCCACCATCCAGTGGGGCTACCTCATCTATCTGACGGTGTTCCGGGTCTGCCAGTACTTCGGCGCCAAGGAGGAGTGCCAGTACTGCGACATCAACCACAACTGGCGCCAGCACAAGGCGGCCGGGCGGCCCTACACGGGAGTGAAGCCGGTGGAGGAGGTCCTTGAGGCCCTCGCCATCATCGACAAGTACGACACCAGCAAGTCCTCCACCGCGTACACGCTCACCGGCGGCGCCATCACCTCGCAGATCGGCGGCAAGGACGAGGCCGACTTCTACGGGCAGTACGCGAAGGCCATCGAGGAGCGCTTCCCCGGCCGCTGGATCGGCAAGGTCGTCGCCCAGGCGCTGCCCAAGGCGGACGTACAGCGCTTCCACGACTACGGAGTGCGGATCTACCACCCCAACTACGAGGTGTGGGACCCGTACCTCTTCGAGCGGTACTGCCCCGGCAAGGAGCGTTACGTCGGCCGTGACGAGTGGCACCGCCGCATCCTGGACTCCGCGGAGGTGTTCGGCCCGCGCAACGTCATCCCCAACTTCGTGGCGGGCGTGGAGATGGCGGAGCCGTTCGGTTTCAAGACGGTGGACGAGGCGATCGATTCCACGGTCGAGGGGCTTCAGTACTTCATGTCGCGCGGCATCACGCCCCGCTTCACCACGTGGTGCCCGGAGCCCACGACGCCGCTGGGCAAGGCGAACCCCCAGGGCGCCCCGCTGGAGTACCACGTCCGTCTCCTGGAGGCCTACCGCGCGACGCTGGAGGCCAACGGCCTGACGTCGCCGCCCGGCTACGGCCCCGCCGGCCCCGGCAACGCGGTCTTCTCCGTCAGCTCCTTCATGGACAGCCTGCCCGCGGAGTCGGCGGCCCCGGAGGACGCGGACGCCCCCACGCAGCCGCGGTAGCCCTTACAGGGGGTCCAAAGGCAGCGGGAGGACATCGCCGCGGGCCGGGGCGACGTCCCGCCGGGGTCGTGCCGATCCCTTGACGCCCTCTGTCCGGCTGTAGCACGCTTCCGCGGTGATCACCGATGAGCGGCCTTCGGCGCAGCGGCCCGTGCTCGCCGTCGATCAGGGCACCTCCGGGACGAAGGCCCTCGTCGTCTGCCCGGAGCGCGGGGTGATCGGCGCGGGTGCCGTCGAGGTGCGTCCCCGGTTCCTGCCCGGCGGCCTGGTGGAGGTCGACCCCGCCGAGCTGCTGTCCTCCGTCGTCGACGCCGGGCGCAGGGCGCTGGCCGACGCAGGCGAGCCGGTCGCCGCCGTCGGCCTCGCCAACCAGGGCGAGACGGTCCTGGCCTGGGACCCGGACTCCGGTGAACCGCTCACCGACGCCCTCGTCTGGCAGGACCGCAGAGCCGCCTCGATCTGCGACGAACTCGCGCGCCACGCCGAGGAGTTGAGGTCCCTCACCGGCCTGCCGCTCGACCCCTATTTCGCCGCGCCCAAGATGGCGTGGATACGCCGCCACCTCACCCGGCGCGGCGTGGTCACCACCAGCGACGCCTGGCTCGTCCACCGGCTCACCGGCGCCTACGTCACCGACGCCGCCACGGCCGGCCGCACCCAGCTCCTCGACCTCGACGACGTCGCCTGGTCGCCGCGCGCCCTGGAGATCTACGGACTCACCGAGGAAGGCCTGCCCCGTGTCGTCGACGCCGCCGGACCCGTCGGCACCACCACCGCGTTCGGCCCCGAGCTGCCGCTCACCGGACTCCTCGTCGACCAGCAGGCCGCGCTGCTCGCCCAGCACGTGACGGAACCCGGCAGCGCCAAGTGCACCTATGGAACAGGGGCGTTCCTGCTCGCCCAGACCGGCGCGCGGCCCCGCCGCGGCGGCTCGGGCCTGGTCAGCTGTGTCGCCTGGCGGCTCGACGGCAAGAGCAGTTACTGCCTCGACGGGCAGGTCTACACCGCGGCCTCCGCCGTCCGCTGGCTCACCGGCCTCGGCGTGATCGGCGG
This window contains:
- a CDS encoding carbohydrate ABC transporter permease: MSVFPATAASRAAGRGAAAAGGRAGPRGRRAAYLFIAPLGLGFAVFYFWPLLQTFYFSFTEFGAFGGHTFIGTDNYIRVVKDVTVWQALGNTIVYSLIGLTALPIAIVVAALLNRRGLRGVALYRALYFVPFVTLPVAVGLVWNWLYNGDFGLLNDILSRFGADRHYWVSDPSTAVYAIGTVMVWSTTGYYLIIFMAGIKGIPRDYYEAAEIDGAGALRRFFTITLPLLSPTIFFASVICMINSLQTFDLIYIMMAEKNPAIGDTQSVVGLFYKWAFIENAQGAAAALAFLLMLLIAALTYLQFRLQKRWVHYE
- a CDS encoding carbohydrate ABC transporter permease; translation: MSETRKGREVRKGSEARKRGRAGSVATHAVLSLGALVMVFPFLWQLLTALKTLAETSRVPPTFLPDTWNGASFEEVFTALPFREMLTNSVLNTVGRTLGQLVFCSLAAYAFARMRFRGRNVLFALFLSVLMVPSSLLVLPQYDIIQGLGLLNSAPALFLPGMFSAFGTFMLRQFFLTLPRELEEAARIDGAGSFRIFWSIMLPLIRPALAALAVITAMWSWNDLLWPLIVNTDPAKMPISAGLTSLEGQYETNYPVMMAGSLIASLPMLLVYVFLQRHFVQSVALSGSKS
- a CDS encoding radical SAM protein; this translates as MPSRSENRTQLIESLMERFPHVPREAVIKEDLLRGGIAFDESALSDNEGGEVKPKSYFIFSFDHGTLPELGAAALRRPPEEIVLTGGPYELRRTVVSVRVNPSSPYRVAADDHGVLGLYLDGARISDVGLPPMPDYYRHTLENGKSVMEVAPTIQWGYLIYLTVFRVCQYFGAKEECQYCDINHNWRQHKAAGRPYTGVKPVEEVLEALAIIDKYDTSKSSTAYTLTGGAITSQIGGKDEADFYGQYAKAIEERFPGRWIGKVVAQALPKADVQRFHDYGVRIYHPNYEVWDPYLFERYCPGKERYVGRDEWHRRILDSAEVFGPRNVIPNFVAGVEMAEPFGFKTVDEAIDSTVEGLQYFMSRGITPRFTTWCPEPTTPLGKANPQGAPLEYHVRLLEAYRATLEANGLTSPPGYGPAGPGNAVFSVSSFMDSLPAESAAPEDADAPTQPR
- a CDS encoding FGGY family carbohydrate kinase — protein: MITDERPSAQRPVLAVDQGTSGTKALVVCPERGVIGAGAVEVRPRFLPGGLVEVDPAELLSSVVDAGRRALADAGEPVAAVGLANQGETVLAWDPDSGEPLTDALVWQDRRAASICDELARHAEELRSLTGLPLDPYFAAPKMAWIRRHLTRRGVVTTSDAWLVHRLTGAYVTDAATAGRTQLLDLDDVAWSPRALEIYGLTEEGLPRVVDAAGPVGTTTAFGPELPLTGLLVDQQAALLAQHVTEPGSAKCTYGTGAFLLAQTGARPRRGGSGLVSCVAWRLDGKSSYCLDGQVYTAASAVRWLTGLGVIGGAEDIDPVGGAVPDTGGVTFVPALAGLAAPWWRGDLRGSLTGLGLDTAPGHLVRALCEGIAAQVASLADAVAADLGEPLTSLRVDGGLTRSALLMQTQADLLQLPVEVSALPDVTALGAAAVARIGLDPTLAIADAAPAWVPAAVYEPRIDADRAAERLADFRSAVTALLERTPS